DNA sequence from the Terriglobia bacterium genome:
ACCGCTGGTGACAGCGTCCGTTTCCAAGAGTGCGCTGTTGGAGGCGCTCGACGTCTCGCTGAGGAAGCTCAACACGAAATACATCGACTGCATGATGATTCATTCTATCGGCCACCCCAGGTACGGCGGCATCGAGCGCATTCAAAACCCGGCGATCTACGAGGCGTGGGATGAGGCCAAGAAGCAGGGAAAGATTCGCTTCACGGGCGCTTCCGGCCACAGCGTCAACGTGCTTCGGGAAATGGAGTGGGGCATCGACAACAACCGGTTCGATGTGATCCTGGTCGGGGCCAACTTCCTGACGCACGGCGTCGAACCTCTGCTCAGGAAGGCCCGGGCCCGGGGCGTTGCGACCATAGCCATGAAAACCATGACGATTTACCAGTCGGATCTGAACATCCGGGCGCTGCAGAATAAAAACACCAGCGCCCGCCAGGCGGTCCTCAAGTGGATCCTGGCATCGGATTTGTTCGACACCATGGTGGTCAGAATGCCCAACTTCGACCTGGCCACGGAATATCTCGCGGTCTCGGGCACCACAAAACTGACGCGGGAAGACCAGGACCACCTGGAGGTTCTGGAGGCAGCCATCAGCACGAAGTATTGCCGGCCCGGCTGCAACGGCTGTTATGGATCCTGCCCGCAGGGAGTGCCGATCTGGGACATCTTGCGCTACAAGATGTACTTCGAGAACTATGGCGACCAGAAATATGCGATGGCGAAATACAGGCAAGTCCCCGTCGCTCGGACTGCGGCTGCATGCCGCGGGTGCAATGCGCCCTGCGAGAATGCCTGCAGGTACCATTTGCCCGTGCGCGAGCGCCTGCTCGAGGCACATGCTCAACTCACGTTTACCGAACCCGGATCTGAGGAGCGGTCATGAAAACCGGAGCCATCGTCAAGCCATTGCCCGCACTGCTGCTGTGCCTCACTCTCCTCGGAGGCTTCAAATATGAGATGTCGCCGAAGGACATCGTCAGCCGCTCCGTGCAAGCCCACGGCGGTGACAAGCTCACCAGCTGGAAAAGCATGACCATCAAGGGAACCGTCGACATGTCCGACGGCATCACATTCCGGGCAGCGTACCGGGTGTTTGCCAAGGCACCGGGAAAGCTCCGCGTCGAAAAGGACATGACGGTGGTCCGGGGTGGTCGCTATTTCTACGAGTACTTCCTGAATAACGGAACGGCCTGGAGCCGGAGGAACCTTGTTCCTGAGCGCAGCAACCTCGAGGAAATGAAGCGATGGATGAATCAGTGCTACGGCATCGCACACTATGCCGACAAGGCCGAATCGCTGGTGCGCAAGGAAGACGCTGTTGTCGAATGGAGGGAAAAAACCGATCTGCAATCGAACGAGTACAAGGTGGTCGCCACCAGGCCTGCGTACGTCATCGCCGCACTCATAGGCAGAGAAACCACCGACCTCTATATTGACAAGGAGAGTTTCTATTTCTTGCAGGAGGTTGCGGGCAGGTCGAAGCGCGTCTTCTGGGACTTCAAGAAATTCGGCGACGTCACGATGCCGACCCGGCTCCTGGAGATTGTCGCCGGGTCGCAAAGAGAGCAAATCACACCGTTCACTTACGAGAGCGTGAAATTCAACATCCCGATCGAAGACTGGCTGTTCACCGAAGACATGCCCAAGACCGGCACCATCGGGAAATAAGGAAAGGACGACAAGACACATTCCCGGTCCGATCCCAAGTCCGTAAGCATCCCTCCCCGCCATCCGGCAACACTTCACAGGTACACCAAACTGGAATCATTAGGATTCTCCAATTACTTGTGATATCTTGCCGCCACATTCGAACACAACTCAGGTCAAGCGGCCGCACCGCGCCATGGCGCTCAAAGAGTACCTGGTGACGCAGTTGCTCCAGGCTCATGCCCTAGTGTAGACAGGACGGAGGCTGCCCGATGGTCACGAAAACACAGCCTGTCTGGCTTGCACTTCTCTTATGTTTGATGTCGCCATTTGCAGCTCTCGGAGCCCAGAGCTACCTGGAGCACCCGTCCGCGGAGAGTTTTTTCAACAGGGGAAATCTGTATCTTGCGAAGGATAGCCTGAAAGAGGCAATCCGCGAATATAGCAGGGCGATCGAGATCAAGCCCAATTTGGCGGAGGCCTACGTAAACCGCGGCATCGCACGTCAGCGCCAGGGCGACCCGGATGGCGCCCTGGCGGATTTCAGCCGGGCCATCGAAATCAAGCCCCAGCTCGCCGGAGCCTACAACTGCAGCGGCGGCGTGCGCTTTTCCCAGGGGAAAATCGATGAAGCAATCCGCGATTTCAGCACGGCAATCCGCATCGATCCATCTCTGGCAGAAGCCTTCTACAACCGCGGCAAGGCTCGATATGCCGACAAGAACTTCACCGCCGCAATAGCGGATTTCGATCTTGCCATCGCCAGGTTCCCCAAGTTCTACTCTGATTCGTTCTCCCTTGCCGTCAAGAACTCCAATCTGGCCGCGGCATATAACAGTCGCGGCCTGGCCCGGCATGCTCTATCGGACTTTGACGGCGCGGTCGCCGACTATGGGCGCGCCCTGGAAATCAATCCGCGTCTGGCAGCGGCTTACATAAATCGGGGCAATGCCGTCAAAGCCAAAGGGGACCGCGAGGGTGCGATCAGGGACTACACGAAGGCGCTGGCAATCAACCCGAACTCAACCGAGGCCTACTACAATCGCGGCCTCACGCGAAAGAACCAAGGGGATCTCGATGGCGCTCTGAATGATCTCAGCAGGGCCATCGAGATCAGCTCCAGCCTCGCCGATGCCTACAACGTTCGCGGTGAAATCCGCCTGATCAGGAGCGATTTTGCGGGTGCGATCGCTGATCTTGACCGGGTCATTGAGAGCAATCCCCGTCTGGCGAGTGCTTACAACAATCGCGGAGCCGCCCGCCGGCACATTCGGGATTTCGACGCCGCCATCGCCGACTTCACCAAGGCCATGGAGCTGCGTCCCGATATCGCGGCATATTGCCGGAATCGGGGCAGGGTGCAATCTGAGGTCGGGGACCTGGATGCCGCGCTTGCCGATCTTACCAGTGCGATCCAGATTGACCCTGGAGAGGCGGGAGCCTACTCCGATAGAGGATCGATCTGGGCGTCCAGAGGCGAGCCGGATAAAGCCATCGCCGACTACAATCAAGCCATCGAAATCGACCCCAAATGCGCCAATGCCTATGCCGGGCGCGGCCGCGTGCACGAGCGGAGAGACAACCTGGAAGCAGCCATTGCCGACTTCGACAAAGCGATCGAGCTTCAGCCGAATGACACTCCTTCCTACCTGTGCCGCGGCCTGGTACAACTCATGCAAAACAGAGACGCTGAGGCTGAGCGTGACTTTGCCCGATGTCTTTTGCTGGCGCCCGAGTTGAGGCCCTACATCGAGAGCCGCATCGCCGCAGTTAAAGCGCAACGCCAGGCGCAGCAAGCCAACCGCCGGTTCCTGTCTGAAAGGCCGTGGTAAAACCACGGTATCTGTGCGTCCCGATTCGTTCCAGGCAAATTGGATTTGGAAACACTCGTCCTGACGCGGATTGAATCAGTGTCCCGGCAAAGCGCAGATGCTCCCTCAGATCAGGAGAAAGCCATAATGCCCTTGTGTTACGCAAAACGAACTGGTTAAATGAAAACCGGTTTGAGTTCTCTCTTCTTGCTCAGTCTTCAGAGGAGGATCACTAATGGCCGGTATTATCGGCTACGGAGCCTACATCCCTCGCAACAGAATCAAAGTCGAAGAGATTGCCAAGATCTGGGGGGCGGACGCACCCAGTTACAAGCGCGGTCTTGGCCTGGAGGAAAAATCAGTGCCCGGCCCGGATCAGGACACGATCACAATGTCCGTGGAGGCCGCCAGGAAAGCCATCAGGCGCGCGGGAATCAATCCGAAGGATCTCGGTGCGGTCTACGTCGGCTCCGAGTCCCATCCTTACGCGGTCAAGCCCTCCGGAACAATCCTGGCCGAGGCGATCGGCGCCACCCCCGAGGTACATTCCGCCAGCTTTGAATTCGCCTGCAAGGCCGGGACCGAGGCCATGTTCGTGTGTCTGTGCCAGGTTGAATCGGGACGGATCAGGTATGGCATGGCCGTCGGGGCGGACACGTCTCAAGGGGCTCCGGGAGACGCTCTGGAGTATTCCACCGCTGCCGGCGCTGCGGCTTTCATCTTCGGCAGGGAAAACGTCGTCGCGGAAGTGAACGAGACATACTCCTTCATGACGGACACTCCGGATTTCTGGCGCCGGGAATATGAGCACTACCCACGGCACGCCGGCCGCTTCACAGGGGAGCCGGCCTACTTCAAGCACGTTCTCGGCGCAGCCCGCGGCATCATGGCGAAGGCGGGGATGACCCCCAAGGACTTCACCTACGTCGTCTTCCACCAGCCCAACGGCAAGTTCCCTCTGAGGGCCGGCAAGGAGTTGGGTTTCACCAAAGAACAGATCGAAACCGGGCGGCTGGTGCCCAAGCTGGGAAACACTTACTCCGGCTCGTCTCCAATGGGGCTCACGGCGATCCTGGATGTGGCCGGGCCTGGGGACAAAATCCTGATGGTCTCCTATGGGTCGGGCGCGGGCAGCGACGGTTTCATTTATACGGTGACCGACCTCATCGAGGAGGTCCGTGACAAGGCCGTGAAAACCCGGGAAATGCTCGACAACAATAAGGTCTATATCGACTACGGGACCTATGCCAAATACCGCGGCAAGATCCGGAAGGCGGAGTAAGGAGAAGCTCGCAATGAGAGAAGTAGCAGTACTGGGAGTCGGCTTGAACAAGAGGTGGGGCGAGCTCTGGGAGATGTCACTGCGTGACATCTTTGTGGAAGCCGCGCTGAACGCTCTGGACGATGCGGCCCTGGACCACTTCGATTCGATGTACGTCGGCTGCATGTCCGGCGGGCTGTTCGTAGGGCAGGAACACCTGGGCTGCCTGCTGGCCGACTACCTGGGGATGAACCCGGTCCCGGCCACGCGCGTGGAATCCGCCTGCTCTTCGGGTGGCGCTGCGTTCCGGCAGGGATTCATCGAAGTGGCGTCAGGAGTGAGCGACCTGGTCCTCGTGGCCGGCGTCGAAAAGATGACCGATGTGAACGGGGATGAAGCGACCTATGCGCTGTCCGCAGCCGCGGACATGGAATACGAGGCATATCAAGGGATCACCTTCCCGGGGCTCTACGCCCTGATGGCCCAGGCGCATATGTGCCGCTATGGCACCACGCGCGAACAATTGGCCCATGTAGCCGTGAAGAACCACAAGCACGGGTCAATGAATGCCGTAGCGCAATATCGGTACGAAATCAGTCTCGCGGATGTGATGGGGTCTGTGCTGGTGGCGGATCCGTTGCGCATCCTGGATTGCTCGCCCATCACGGATGGGGCGGCTGCCGTCGTGCTTTGTCCTCTGGAAATGGCGCGAAAAATATCCAAAAAGCCCGTGGTGAAGGTGCTGGCGTCGGCCCAGGCATCGAGCACGATCGCCCTGCACTCCCGCAAGGATCTGACCTGGTTGGAATCGACCGCAAAGGCTGCCGAGAGCGCCTACCGCATGGCCGGCATAGGCCAAAAAAATCTGGACGTGGTCGAAGTCCATGACTGCTTCACGATTGCAGAGATCATGGTGCTCGAGGCTCTGTGCCTGGTGGAGCGAGGCAAGGGCGGCCAGGCGGCGGAGAGTGGCTTAACCGCCCTCGGAGGCAAAATCCCGGTCAACACCAGCGGAGGACTGAAATCCAAAGGCCATCCTGTGGGCGCCACCGGAGTGGCCCAGGTAGTTGAAATCGCCACACAGCTGCGGGGCGGCGCCGGCGCCCGTCAGGTAAAAGGGGCCAGGATCGGCCTGACGCAAAACATGGGAGGCACCGGCGGCAGCAGCGTGGTGCACATCTTCGAGGCCGTTTAGCGTATTCCGGTTCGAGAATGACAAGAAAATATCAAGCCACGAAACACACGAAATGCCTGGGGAGGTTTTTCGCGTTCCTCGTGGTTTTTGAACCGGGTTCACGGGCCATTCTGAGATCGTCTCGGCGGCGGGAACCCGTTTCTTAAGCTTTTGACGGGAGGTTTGTAGGCCATGCCCAATCCTGCGAGGTATTGGAGAGAAATCCCTCAGCGCTATCGCCTCGAAGCCGGGAAGTGCACATCCTGCGGCGAGGTTTTTTTCCCGCCGCGCCTCATCTGCACCAAGTGCCGATGCCGCCGGTTCGAGACCGTAAAGCTCCATGACGAGGGTCATCTCGTGACCTACACCGTTATCCGGGTCGGACCGTCTCAGTTCGCGGATCAGACACCTTATGCTGTGGGCATCGTGGAGCTGGACGGCGGGGTTCGCATCACGATCCAGATTGTGGATTGTGAATTTGACAAACTGGTAATGGGGCAGCGAATGCGCATCGAGTTTCGCAGGCTCCAGAAACAGGGTGACGCAGGCATCCTGTGCTACGGCTACAAGTGTGTGCCGGCCTAGAAATGAGAGATAAACGGTTGTGCAGCCGGATCGTGGCTCTGCGTGGCAGGGCGGTCCTGGCCACGCGGTGGCTGCCGCGCGCCAGGCACGCAGTGGATCCGCACGGTATTGCGGCCTGGGCAACGCATTCCCAGATTCCCGGCCCTTCCTATGTTTCGAATAGAATCTAAGATTAACCCCCGGTCCAAGGAGTTCCAAGAGAACGCGGCAGCCCTGAAGGCTCAGGTGGAGGAATTCAAACAGCGCCTCGCTGAGGTGAAGAAAGGAGGCCCTCCCGCCGCCCTCGAGAAGCACAAAGCGCGGGGAAAACTGAGCGCCCGCGAGCGCCTCGATCTGCTCTTCGACCGCAACACCCCGTTCCTGGAATTCAGTCCCCTGGCAGCCTACGGGATGTATAACAACGAAGCTCCCGGTGCCGGAATCATCACTGGTGTCGGGGTGGTGCACGGCAAGGAAGTCCTGGTCGTGGCCAACGATGCCACGGTCAAAGGCGGGACTTATTTCCCGGAGACCATCAAGAAGCATGTCCGTGCCCAGGAAATCGCACTGGAAAACCGCCTGCCCTGCGTTTATCTCGTGGATTCGGGCGGCATCTTCCTCCCACTTCACACCGGGACATTTCCGGACAAGGACCACTTCGGCCGGATTTTTTACAACCAGGCTCGCCTGTCGGCTCTGGCCATCCCCCAGATTTCGGCGGTCATGGGCTCCTGCACTGCCGGAGGAGCCTACGTGCCCGCCATGAGCGACGAAACTGTGATCGTCAAAGGGCAGGGCACGATCTTCATTGGCGGTCCGCCTCTGGTCAAGGCCGCAACCGGTGTCGATGTCACGCCCGAGGAACTCGGCGGGGCGGAT
Encoded proteins:
- a CDS encoding Zn-ribbon domain-containing OB-fold protein, with amino-acid sequence MPNPARYWREIPQRYRLEAGKCTSCGEVFFPPRLICTKCRCRRFETVKLHDEGHLVTYTVIRVGPSQFADQTPYAVGIVELDGGVRITIQIVDCEFDKLVMGQRMRIEFRRLQKQGDAGILCYGYKCVPA
- a CDS encoding aldo/keto reductase gives rise to the protein MRKLSRRQFFHSSTALAAGAAIPRNSGMIALQPAAGPKIRRLKPFGKTGWKVSDISGGSGQTEPAIIDYIFECGVNLIDTGAQYQGHEEIVGKALPKWRDKIFVVDKWDPPLVTASVSKSALLEALDVSLRKLNTKYIDCMMIHSIGHPRYGGIERIQNPAIYEAWDEAKKQGKIRFTGASGHSVNVLREMEWGIDNNRFDVILVGANFLTHGVEPLLRKARARGVATIAMKTMTIYQSDLNIRALQNKNTSARQAVLKWILASDLFDTMVVRMPNFDLATEYLAVSGTTKLTREDQDHLEVLEAAISTKYCRPGCNGCYGSCPQGVPIWDILRYKMYFENYGDQKYAMAKYRQVPVARTAAACRGCNAPCENACRYHLPVRERLLEAHAQLTFTEPGSEERS
- a CDS encoding hydroxymethylglutaryl-CoA synthase, whose amino-acid sequence is MAGIIGYGAYIPRNRIKVEEIAKIWGADAPSYKRGLGLEEKSVPGPDQDTITMSVEAARKAIRRAGINPKDLGAVYVGSESHPYAVKPSGTILAEAIGATPEVHSASFEFACKAGTEAMFVCLCQVESGRIRYGMAVGADTSQGAPGDALEYSTAAGAAAFIFGRENVVAEVNETYSFMTDTPDFWRREYEHYPRHAGRFTGEPAYFKHVLGAARGIMAKAGMTPKDFTYVVFHQPNGKFPLRAGKELGFTKEQIETGRLVPKLGNTYSGSSPMGLTAILDVAGPGDKILMVSYGSGAGSDGFIYTVTDLIEEVRDKAVKTREMLDNNKVYIDYGTYAKYRGKIRKAE
- a CDS encoding thiolase domain-containing protein — its product is MREVAVLGVGLNKRWGELWEMSLRDIFVEAALNALDDAALDHFDSMYVGCMSGGLFVGQEHLGCLLADYLGMNPVPATRVESACSSGGAAFRQGFIEVASGVSDLVLVAGVEKMTDVNGDEATYALSAAADMEYEAYQGITFPGLYALMAQAHMCRYGTTREQLAHVAVKNHKHGSMNAVAQYRYEISLADVMGSVLVADPLRILDCSPITDGAAAVVLCPLEMARKISKKPVVKVLASAQASSTIALHSRKDLTWLESTAKAAESAYRMAGIGQKNLDVVEVHDCFTIAEIMVLEALCLVERGKGGQAAESGLTALGGKIPVNTSGGLKSKGHPVGATGVAQVVEIATQLRGGAGARQVKGARIGLTQNMGGTGGSSVVHIFEAV
- a CDS encoding tetratricopeptide repeat protein yields the protein MVTKTQPVWLALLLCLMSPFAALGAQSYLEHPSAESFFNRGNLYLAKDSLKEAIREYSRAIEIKPNLAEAYVNRGIARQRQGDPDGALADFSRAIEIKPQLAGAYNCSGGVRFSQGKIDEAIRDFSTAIRIDPSLAEAFYNRGKARYADKNFTAAIADFDLAIARFPKFYSDSFSLAVKNSNLAAAYNSRGLARHALSDFDGAVADYGRALEINPRLAAAYINRGNAVKAKGDREGAIRDYTKALAINPNSTEAYYNRGLTRKNQGDLDGALNDLSRAIEISSSLADAYNVRGEIRLIRSDFAGAIADLDRVIESNPRLASAYNNRGAARRHIRDFDAAIADFTKAMELRPDIAAYCRNRGRVQSEVGDLDAALADLTSAIQIDPGEAGAYSDRGSIWASRGEPDKAIADYNQAIEIDPKCANAYAGRGRVHERRDNLEAAIADFDKAIELQPNDTPSYLCRGLVQLMQNRDAEAERDFARCLLLAPELRPYIESRIAAVKAQRQAQQANRRFLSERPW
- a CDS encoding outer membrane lipoprotein-sorting protein encodes the protein MKTGAIVKPLPALLLCLTLLGGFKYEMSPKDIVSRSVQAHGGDKLTSWKSMTIKGTVDMSDGITFRAAYRVFAKAPGKLRVEKDMTVVRGGRYFYEYFLNNGTAWSRRNLVPERSNLEEMKRWMNQCYGIAHYADKAESLVRKEDAVVEWREKTDLQSNEYKVVATRPAYVIAALIGRETTDLYIDKESFYFLQEVAGRSKRVFWDFKKFGDVTMPTRLLEIVAGSQREQITPFTYESVKFNIPIEDWLFTEDMPKTGTIGK